The Salminus brasiliensis chromosome 8, fSalBra1.hap2, whole genome shotgun sequence genome has a window encoding:
- the cdk5r2b gene encoding cyclin-dependent kinase 5 activator 2b: protein MGTVLSISPSSGKGSGLDDGSELGNESSGKVLKKPSVIVSTFAFKRLVTASAKKKNVMKVNPNPVPAPLPPPPQPQNEVVKKPLAVPIPTVPPPQKVEPEPTEVKTIQKQPSTNSLLTRVVVQASAGELLRCLGEFMCRRCFRLKELSPNEVILWFRNVDRTLLMQGWQDQGFITPATLVFVYLLCKETVTEDIESQCKLQGVFLTCLYLAYSYLGNEISYPLKPFISEGNKDVFWEQSLGVIDNMSGKMLQINMDPQFFTEVFQDLKNEGETKKDGSDVER, encoded by the exons ATGGGCACCGTTCTGTCCATCTCTCCGAGCTCAGGGAAAGGCTCCGGGCTGGACGATGGGTCAGAACTGGGCAATGAAAGCAGTGGGAAAGTCTTGAAGAAGCCGTCCGTCATCGTGTCCACTTTTGCTTTCAAACGCCTGGTCACTGCTTCAGCCAAGAAGAAGAATGTCATGAAAGTGAACCCCAACCCTGTAcctgctcctcttcctcctcctcctcagcctcaG AATGAAGTGGTGAAGAAACCCCTCGCCGTGCCCATTCCGACCGTTCCTCCTCCCCAGAAGGTCGAGCCAGAGCCAACCGAGGTCAAAACCATCCAGAAGCAGCCCAGCACCAACTCCTTGCTTACTCGAGTGGTGGTCCAGGCTTCAGCGGGGGAGCTGCTTCGGTGCCTGGGGGAGTTCATGTGTCGTCGCTGCTTCCGGCTGAAGGAGCTCAGCCCGAACGAGGTCATCCTTTGGTTCAGGAATGTAGACAGGACTCTGCTGATGCAGGGCTGGCAGGACCAGGGCTTCATCACTCCGGCCACCCTGGTGTTCGTCTACCTGCTGTGTAAGGAAACGGTGACTGAAGACATTGAGAGCCAGTGCAAGCTGCAGGGAGTGTTCCTCACCTGCTTGTACCTGGCCTACTCTTACCTGGGCAATGAAATCTCCTACCCCCTGAAGCCCTTCATTAGCGAGGGCAATAAGGATGTGTTCTGGGAGCAGTCCCTGGGTGTCATCGACAACATGAGTGGCAAAATGCTCCAGATCAACATGGATCCGCAGTTTTTCACCGAGGTCTTCCAGGACCTCAAGAACGAGGGTGAGACGAAGAAGGACGGGAGCGATGTGGAAcgctga